In uncultured Cohaesibacter sp., a genomic segment contains:
- a CDS encoding ABC transporter transmembrane domain-containing protein translates to MTETDSPSRVRFQPLLRLAPYALNYRGLVLAALFSLVLASLATLSLPILVRGFVDQGISGNDVASVNHFTGLLVLAVLLLALMSASRYYFVIILGERVVNDLRTDVFAKLTLLSPEFYDRVRSGEIVSRLTADATQIRSAVGASASLALRNFLLFAGAAVMMVVTSPRMSLLVLGAIPFIVLPLVFLGRWVRRKQRFAQDRLADSSAFATEAIGAMRILQAFTQEDRARSVFSGSIEAAFGAARASVRARAVLTAFAFFVIFASIVGVLWYAAQDVTAGRLSAGALSQFVIYSTMAAAGLGGMSEVWGEISQASGSAERLFELLNEPVLVKSAERVSRLGSAASLSVQFSDVDFHYPSSNQSPVLSALSFAIKAGETVAIVGPSGAGKTTVFQLLLRFYDPAKGQILLGGQPVDQLALAELRKAIALVPQEPVIFAMSIADNIAMGREGASRDEVIEAAKAAHAHDFIAAMSEGYDTMVGERGVTLSGGQRQRLAIARAILKDAPILLLDEATSALDAESELFVQLALADLMKGRTTIVIAHRLATVKKADRLLVLDKGALVEQGSHESLVAEGGLYARLARLQFSMDALDDGAGPDEGQLHPSAG, encoded by the coding sequence ATGACCGAAACCGATTCTCCCTCTAGGGTTCGTTTTCAACCTCTGTTGCGGTTGGCACCCTATGCCTTGAACTATCGGGGGCTGGTTCTGGCGGCGCTCTTCTCTCTGGTCCTTGCCTCGCTGGCGACCTTGTCGCTACCGATTCTCGTCAGGGGATTCGTCGATCAGGGCATATCAGGTAATGATGTAGCGTCCGTGAACCACTTCACAGGGTTGCTCGTTCTGGCCGTGCTCCTGTTGGCGCTGATGTCGGCGAGCCGCTACTATTTCGTCATCATTCTGGGGGAGCGTGTGGTCAATGACCTGCGCACAGATGTCTTTGCCAAGCTGACCCTGCTGTCGCCCGAATTCTATGATCGGGTGCGCAGCGGCGAGATCGTTTCGCGCCTGACGGCGGATGCCACCCAGATCCGCTCGGCGGTGGGGGCCTCGGCGTCGTTGGCCTTGCGCAACTTCCTGCTGTTCGCCGGGGCTGCTGTGATGATGGTGGTGACCAGTCCGCGGATGTCGCTTCTGGTGCTCGGGGCCATTCCCTTCATCGTGCTGCCGCTGGTTTTTCTGGGCCGCTGGGTGCGCCGGAAGCAGCGCTTTGCACAAGACCGGCTGGCTGACAGCTCGGCCTTTGCAACCGAGGCTATTGGCGCGATGCGGATCCTGCAGGCCTTCACGCAGGAAGACCGTGCCCGTTCGGTGTTCAGTGGCAGCATCGAGGCGGCTTTTGGTGCTGCAAGGGCCTCTGTGCGGGCCAGAGCCGTTTTGACGGCCTTTGCCTTCTTCGTGATCTTTGCCTCGATTGTCGGAGTGCTGTGGTATGCAGCGCAGGATGTGACAGCCGGGCGGCTCAGTGCCGGAGCGCTCAGCCAGTTTGTGATCTATTCAACCATGGCTGCTGCCGGCCTTGGGGGGATGAGCGAGGTCTGGGGCGAAATCTCACAGGCCTCCGGTTCGGCCGAGCGGCTGTTCGAGCTGCTCAATGAACCGGTGCTGGTCAAAAGTGCCGAGCGGGTGTCGCGCCTTGGCAGTGCGGCCAGCCTGTCGGTGCAGTTCAGCGATGTGGATTTCCACTATCCGTCCTCCAATCAGAGCCCGGTTCTCTCGGCTCTTTCCTTTGCGATCAAGGCTGGTGAGACCGTAGCCATCGTAGGGCCGTCGGGCGCGGGCAAGACGACGGTGTTTCAGCTGCTGCTGCGTTTTTATGATCCAGCGAAGGGACAGATCTTGCTTGGCGGGCAGCCGGTTGACCAGCTTGCCCTTGCAGAGCTGCGCAAGGCCATTGCGCTGGTACCGCAGGAGCCGGTGATCTTTGCCATGTCAATCGCCGACAATATCGCCATGGGGCGGGAAGGGGCGAGCCGGGATGAGGTCATCGAAGCGGCCAAAGCGGCCCATGCCCATGACTTTATCGCGGCGATGTCCGAGGGCTATGACACCATGGTGGGGGAACGCGGCGTGACGCTTTCCGGTGGCCAGCGGCAGCGGTTGGCGATTGCCCGGGCCATTCTCAAGGATGCGCCGATTCTGTTGCTTGACGAGGCGACCAGCGCGCTGGATGCTGAAAGTGAGCTCTTTGTGCAGCTGGCGCTGGCCGACCTGATGAAGGGACGGACGACGATCGTCATCGCCCATCGTCTGGCGACCGTCAAGAAGGCCGACAGGCTGCTGGTGCTCGACAAGGGAGCGCTGGTGGAGCAGGGCAGCCACGAAAGTCTTGTGGCCGAGGGTGGGCTTTATGCACGACTGGCCCGGTTGCAATTCAGCATGGATGCGCTGGATGACGGGGCCGGGCCCGATGAAGGGCAGCTCCATCCTAGCGCTGGGTGA
- the rpmE gene encoding 50S ribosomal protein L31, translating to MKKELHPDYHMIKVVMTDGTEFTTRSTYGSEGDTLNLDIDPTSHPAWTGSTNQLLDRGGRVSRFKDKFAGFLGA from the coding sequence ATGAAAAAAGAACTCCATCCTGACTATCACATGATCAAAGTTGTCATGACCGATGGCACCGAATTCACGACCCGTTCCACCTATGGTTCCGAGGGCGATACCCTGAACCTGGATATCGATCCGACTTCCCATCCGGCATGGACTGGTTCTACCAACCAGCTGCTGGACCGCGGCGGTCGCGTATCCCGCTTCAAGGACAAATTTGCTGGCTTCCTGGGCGCTTAA
- a CDS encoding DUF1465 family protein — MNDKRKHTHGSTPVSFGAKLADSDSFKTLFRDGMALVEEAADYLDGEGRAEAKSLPRVASLAYATESMRLTTRLMQMASWLLLQRAVNEGEMTLEQAGQEKNKVRLHGLSSSKESPGWDELPVRLRDLIEQSMHMQKRIRHLDEVIYSKRATDDSRDVPLQANPVGDQIGMIANAFAARAAD; from the coding sequence ATGAACGACAAGCGAAAGCATACCCACGGCTCCACCCCGGTATCCTTCGGGGCAAAGCTGGCAGATTCCGATAGTTTCAAGACCCTCTTCAGGGATGGTATGGCGCTGGTTGAAGAAGCTGCCGACTATCTTGACGGAGAAGGACGCGCCGAGGCGAAAAGCCTGCCACGGGTGGCCTCGCTTGCCTATGCGACCGAATCCATGCGCCTCACAACACGGCTGATGCAGATGGCTTCCTGGCTGTTGCTGCAACGTGCTGTCAATGAAGGTGAAATGACGCTGGAACAGGCCGGGCAGGAAAAGAACAAGGTGCGTCTGCACGGGCTTTCTTCCTCCAAGGAGAGCCCGGGTTGGGACGAACTGCCGGTTCGCCTGCGTGACCTCATTGAACAGTCCATGCACATGCAGAAGCGCATCCGTCATCTCGATGAAGTGATCTATTCCAAGCGGGCTACCGATGACAGTCGGGATGTTCCGTTGCAGGCCAACCCGGTTGGTGATCAGATTGGCATGATTGCCAACGCCTTTGCGGCAAGGGCCGCCGATTGA
- the efp gene encoding elongation factor P, producing MKINGNEIRPGNVIEHQGTIWAAVKVNAVKPGKGGAFAQVELKNLLDGRKLNERFRASETVERVRLEQKDFTFLYEEGENLVFMDTESYEQLELNKDFVGERAAFLQDGMPVVVELYEERPIGIDLPDQVTLEVTETEPTIKGQTQSSSYKPAMLENGVRCMVPPFVTTGEKIVVDTNEIEYVKRAD from the coding sequence ATGAAAATCAATGGTAACGAAATCCGGCCTGGCAACGTGATCGAACATCAGGGCACGATCTGGGCTGCAGTCAAGGTGAATGCAGTGAAACCCGGCAAGGGTGGCGCATTCGCTCAGGTTGAGCTGAAAAATCTGCTCGACGGCCGCAAACTCAACGAACGCTTCCGTGCGTCGGAAACCGTTGAGCGCGTGCGTCTGGAGCAGAAGGATTTCACGTTCCTTTATGAAGAAGGCGAGAACCTTGTCTTCATGGATACCGAATCCTACGAACAGCTCGAACTGAACAAGGATTTCGTCGGCGAGCGCGCTGCGTTCCTGCAGGACGGCATGCCTGTTGTGGTCGAACTCTACGAAGAACGCCCGATCGGCATTGATCTGCCGGATCAGGTCACGCTGGAAGTGACGGAAACCGAACCGACCATCAAGGGTCAGACCCAGTCGTCTTCCTACAAGCCGGCTATGCTTGAAAACGGCGTTCGCTGCATGGTGCCTCCGTTCGTCACCACCGGTGAAAAGATCGTCGTCGACACCAACGAAATCGAATATGTGAAGCGCGCCGACTAG
- a CDS encoding YeeE/YedE family protein, whose protein sequence is MTEFTPLVSYAGGMLIGLAAVLLMLFWGRIAGMTGILAGILPPLGSDVRWKASFLAGAILAPLLYQLAIAKVDYQMPISSTELIIGGVITGIGVTFGSGCTSGHGVCGLARFSRRSAVAVIMFMSLAFLTVFVTRHIV, encoded by the coding sequence GTGACCGAATTCACCCCCCTCGTTTCCTATGCTGGCGGCATGCTGATCGGCCTTGCCGCAGTTCTGCTGATGCTGTTCTGGGGACGCATCGCCGGCATGACCGGCATTCTGGCTGGCATCCTGCCACCGCTCGGCAGCGACGTGCGCTGGAAGGCAAGCTTTCTGGCTGGCGCCATTCTCGCTCCCCTCCTCTATCAACTGGCCATCGCCAAGGTTGACTACCAGATGCCCATCTCCTCCACGGAACTCATCATTGGCGGCGTCATCACCGGCATCGGTGTAACCTTTGGCTCCGGCTGCACATCCGGCCACGGCGTCTGTGGCCTTGCCCGCTTTTCGCGCAGGTCGGCCGTCGCTGTGATCATGTTCATGAGCCTCGCCTTCCTGACCGTCTTCGTGACCCGCCATATCGTTTAA
- a CDS encoding tetratricopeptide repeat protein, which yields MFSSKNRARMAIPQQHAQPFRHRLKDWRLGLVLAMAWTALLAAPFSTAPAVAQTPQQPAAATTKTASAPAAQPTSDGNAASESGSGDQNADDADAATDPTLNPPASITDPSNPFDVPRFVLKSTSAYSAYQRGFYLTAFALATKLAGLGDVPSQTLLGNLYLDGSGIPQDFKEAANWFALAAEQGDREAQFSLGMLYARGQGVDKDLQKALGWFEKAAAQDQKNAQFNLGLLYLHGQLVEQDTTKAMDLLTKAANQGVAEAQYTLANLYQSDYFPTPNMDQAAYWMQQAAQNGFLDAQLEYGLMLFQGKGVAQDFAAARAWIKQAADAGSILAQNRLARILARGYGEPPAPVDAAKYYLLSKRAGKTDDWLEKFFKELPDAEKQLAIKKLSSRTFW from the coding sequence ATGTTTTCAAGCAAAAATAGAGCGCGTATGGCGATCCCGCAGCAGCATGCACAGCCATTTCGGCATCGGCTCAAAGACTGGCGTCTCGGGCTCGTCCTCGCTATGGCATGGACCGCACTTCTGGCAGCTCCGTTCAGTACCGCCCCGGCAGTGGCGCAAACCCCGCAGCAGCCAGCAGCCGCAACCACCAAGACGGCCAGCGCTCCGGCGGCACAGCCCACCTCGGACGGCAACGCTGCATCAGAAAGCGGATCTGGCGACCAGAATGCCGACGATGCGGATGCCGCAACCGACCCGACCCTCAATCCCCCGGCGTCCATTACCGACCCGTCCAACCCATTCGATGTGCCGCGTTTCGTGCTCAAGTCGACGTCGGCCTATTCGGCCTATCAGCGTGGTTTCTATCTCACAGCCTTCGCCCTTGCCACCAAGCTTGCGGGCCTTGGCGATGTCCCCTCGCAGACCCTACTCGGCAATCTCTATTTGGACGGCTCCGGCATTCCGCAGGACTTCAAGGAAGCGGCCAACTGGTTCGCTCTGGCGGCGGAACAGGGTGACCGGGAAGCCCAGTTCAGCCTCGGCATGCTCTATGCACGGGGACAGGGTGTCGACAAGGACCTGCAGAAGGCGCTCGGCTGGTTCGAAAAGGCCGCCGCGCAAGACCAGAAGAACGCACAGTTCAATCTGGGCCTTCTCTATCTGCACGGCCAACTGGTCGAGCAGGATACCACCAAGGCCATGGACCTGCTCACCAAAGCTGCCAATCAGGGTGTTGCCGAGGCGCAATACACGTTGGCCAATCTCTATCAGTCGGATTACTTCCCGACCCCGAATATGGATCAGGCCGCCTACTGGATGCAGCAGGCGGCCCAGAACGGCTTTCTCGATGCCCAGCTGGAATATGGCCTGATGCTGTTTCAGGGCAAGGGCGTTGCACAGGACTTCGCGGCCGCTCGCGCCTGGATCAAACAGGCCGCCGATGCTGGCAGCATTCTGGCCCAGAACCGCCTCGCCCGCATCCTCGCCCGCGGCTATGGCGAGCCCCCCGCTCCGGTCGATGCCGCCAAATACTATCTGCTCTCCAAGCGGGCAGGCAAGACGGACGACTGGCTTGAAAAATTCTTCAAGGAACTGCCCGACGCGGAAAAGCAGCTGGCAATCAAGAAACTCAGCAGCCGAACATTCTGGTAG
- a CDS encoding phosphoglycerate kinase: protein MANFKTLDDVDVSGKRVLVRVDLNVPMKDGEVTDTTRIDRIVPTLSEISEKSGKVIILAHFGRPKGEKNPAMSLKQVVPALSKALNMPVGFAEDCIGDVAKAAIDNMANGDILVLENTRFYKGEEKNDPEFAAQLGANGDLLVADAFSVSHRAHVSTEGLCHHMPAVAGRTMQQELEALDSALGTPNRPVLAVVGGAKVSTKIDLLENLVTKVDGLVIGGGMANTFLAALGKNVGKSLCEHDLAETAKRIMAAAEKAGCEIVLPTDALVAKEFAANAPYEVCDVDSVPSDGMMLDVGPKSVEAVVAWIEKANTIVWNGPLGAFEITPFDTATVAAAKAAATKTKAGKLTSVAGGGDTVAALNHAGVYEDFSYISTAGGAFLEWMEGKALPGVEVLKA, encoded by the coding sequence ATGGCAAATTTCAAAACCCTTGATGACGTGGATGTAAGCGGCAAACGCGTACTCGTTCGCGTTGACCTCAACGTTCCGATGAAAGACGGCGAAGTCACCGATACCACCCGTATCGATCGCATCGTGCCAACCCTTTCCGAAATCTCCGAAAAGAGCGGCAAGGTTATCATCCTCGCGCATTTCGGCCGCCCCAAGGGTGAGAAGAACCCGGCCATGAGTCTCAAGCAGGTTGTTCCGGCTCTCTCCAAGGCTCTCAACATGCCGGTTGGCTTCGCTGAAGACTGCATCGGCGATGTTGCCAAGGCAGCCATCGACAACATGGCAAACGGTGACATTCTGGTGCTGGAAAACACCCGTTTCTACAAGGGCGAAGAAAAGAACGATCCGGAATTTGCCGCACAGCTGGGCGCCAACGGCGATCTGCTGGTTGCTGATGCATTCTCCGTTTCCCACCGCGCCCACGTTTCCACCGAAGGCCTCTGCCACCACATGCCGGCGGTTGCCGGTCGCACCATGCAGCAGGAACTGGAAGCCCTCGATTCCGCACTGGGCACCCCGAACCGTCCGGTTCTGGCTGTTGTTGGCGGCGCCAAGGTTTCCACCAAGATCGACCTTCTCGAAAACCTTGTCACCAAGGTTGACGGTCTGGTCATCGGCGGCGGCATGGCAAACACCTTCCTGGCCGCTCTGGGCAAGAATGTTGGCAAGTCCCTTTGCGAACACGATCTGGCTGAAACCGCAAAACGCATCATGGCTGCTGCCGAGAAGGCTGGCTGCGAGATCGTTCTGCCGACCGACGCTCTGGTTGCCAAGGAATTCGCAGCCAACGCGCCTTATGAAGTCTGCGACGTGGACAGCGTTCCTTCCGATGGCATGATGCTGGACGTTGGGCCGAAATCCGTTGAAGCCGTTGTGGCCTGGATCGAAAAAGCCAACACCATTGTCTGGAACGGCCCGCTCGGCGCCTTTGAAATCACACCGTTCGACACCGCAACCGTTGCTGCCGCAAAGGCTGCTGCCACCAAGACCAAGGCTGGCAAGCTGACCTCTGTTGCCGGTGGTGGTGACACCGTGGCCGCCCTCAACCACGCTGGCGTTTACGAAGATTTCTCCTACATCTCCACCGCTGGCGGTGCGTTCCTTGAATGGATGGAAGGCAAGGCCCTTCCGGGTGTGGAAGTCCTCAAGGCCTGA
- a CDS encoding flagellar motor protein MotA, with the protein MSSELDPYKLSSPQRYLWRMLIFIGAAAFVPIILYRQILQAFWSNPLLNSMIFFVLAIGIFLSMRQVVRLFREVKWVNNFRLGDPGLEVDRPPILLAPMATLLGDRVGRMAINTSTMRSILESVGMRLDEARDMARYFTGLLVFLGLLGTFWGLLQTVSSVGDVISSLSVASSDVGVIFEDLKQGLEAPLQGMGTAFSSSLFGLSGSLVLGFLDLQASQAQTRFFTNLEDWLSTVTDINFEALDSGYGEALGNGDNEQLVTVLDQLSRKIDQVGADSKTGSGRSATSAMANLAEGIQGLVQHLRSEQQLMREWADQQATQQEEIKEVLVKLNNVLTIATKNRQD; encoded by the coding sequence ATGTCTAGCGAACTCGATCCTTACAAGCTTTCAAGCCCACAACGCTATTTGTGGCGCATGCTCATTTTCATCGGCGCAGCAGCCTTTGTTCCCATCATCCTTTACCGACAGATCCTGCAGGCTTTCTGGAGCAACCCGCTCCTGAACTCCATGATCTTCTTCGTGCTGGCCATCGGCATCTTCCTGTCCATGCGACAGGTCGTGCGGCTCTTCCGGGAAGTCAAATGGGTCAACAATTTCCGTCTCGGCGATCCCGGCCTTGAGGTTGATCGCCCCCCCATCCTGTTGGCGCCCATGGCGACCCTGCTTGGCGACCGGGTCGGCCGCATGGCGATCAACACCTCAACCATGCGCTCCATTCTGGAATCCGTCGGCATGCGCCTTGACGAAGCCCGCGACATGGCCCGCTATTTCACCGGCCTTCTGGTGTTCCTCGGCCTTCTGGGCACCTTCTGGGGTCTGTTGCAGACCGTGAGCTCGGTTGGCGACGTCATCAGCTCGCTCTCGGTTGCCTCAAGCGATGTCGGCGTGATCTTTGAAGACCTCAAGCAGGGTCTGGAAGCGCCGCTGCAGGGCATGGGCACGGCCTTTTCATCCTCCCTTTTCGGTCTCTCCGGCTCGCTGGTCCTGGGCTTCCTCGACCTGCAGGCCAGTCAGGCCCAGACCCGCTTCTTCACCAATCTTGAAGACTGGCTGTCGACGGTCACCGACATCAACTTCGAGGCACTGGACAGCGGCTATGGCGAAGCACTGGGCAACGGTGACAACGAACAGCTCGTTACGGTTCTTGACCAGCTCTCGCGCAAGATCGATCAGGTCGGCGCCGACAGCAAGACCGGCAGCGGCCGCAGCGCCACCTCCGCCATGGCCAACCTCGCCGAAGGCATTCAGGGGCTGGTGCAGCATCTGAGGTCCGAGCAGCAGCTAATGCGCGAATGGGCCGACCAGCAGGCCACCCAGCAGGAAGAGATCAAGGAGGTTCTGGTCAAGCTCAACAACGTCCTGACCATTGCCACCAAGAACCGGCAAGACTAG
- a CDS encoding thiamine phosphate synthase has product MEPTQIYLVTPRHIDLETFPAQLQAAMEGGEIAALLIDCETANDNELQKIAQTIAPLAQKHDIAVVLRGDSRIAGRTKCDGLHLDGDLTDIQNSVEDFSNRFMLGTEGGNKRHSAMEIGESGIDYIMFGRLDAPTAETIHEKSLDMAEWWSALFEVPAVIIGGLDLGECAKVSAMGIEFIALREAIWDHEAGPQVAIREAVSLLAAGAASAE; this is encoded by the coding sequence ATGGAGCCAACCCAGATTTATCTCGTCACCCCGCGGCACATTGATCTGGAAACCTTCCCGGCCCAATTGCAGGCAGCCATGGAGGGAGGCGAGATCGCAGCCTTGCTGATCGATTGCGAGACCGCCAACGACAACGAGCTGCAGAAGATCGCCCAAACCATTGCTCCTTTGGCCCAGAAGCACGACATCGCCGTCGTATTACGAGGCGACTCACGCATCGCCGGACGCACCAAATGCGATGGCCTGCATCTTGATGGCGACCTCACGGACATTCAGAACAGCGTCGAGGATTTCTCGAACCGCTTCATGCTCGGCACCGAAGGCGGCAACAAGCGCCATTCGGCCATGGAAATCGGCGAGAGCGGCATCGACTACATCATGTTCGGACGCCTCGATGCCCCGACCGCAGAAACCATCCACGAAAAATCCCTCGATATGGCGGAATGGTGGTCGGCCCTGTTCGAAGTGCCTGCCGTCATCATTGGCGGCTTGGATCTTGGCGAATGCGCCAAGGTATCGGCAATGGGCATCGAGTTCATCGCCCTGAGAGAAGCCATCTGGGATCATGAAGCCGGTCCGCAGGTCGCAATCCGCGAGGCAGTCTCGCTTCTGGCAGCAGGTGCAGCAAGCGCCGAGTGA
- a CDS encoding peptidoglycan -binding protein codes for MGLSRNRRSEQRADYWPGFVDAMATLLLVLIFLLTVFMVAQFFLSQEISGKDTALNKLNSQIAELTELLALERAKGQDMESSLVTLQASLSTAEAARDRFALQIESQKGDQDTQGGQIASLTSKLESEKAISQRALAQVELLNQQISALRRQIAALEDALEASESRDKESQTKIASLGKRLNIALAQRVQELSRYRSDFFGRLREILSQRSDIRVVGDRFVFQSEVLFSSGEDRMKAEGEQELDHVADAIMELIQDIPEEIDWVLRVDGHTDNRPINSARFPSNWELSSARAISVVKYLISKGVPPKRLVAAGFGEFQPLEEGDSEEALRKNRRIEFKLTQR; via the coding sequence ATGGGCCTGTCCCGTAACCGACGCAGCGAACAGAGAGCCGACTATTGGCCCGGGTTTGTCGATGCCATGGCAACGCTGTTGCTCGTGCTCATCTTTCTGCTCACAGTCTTCATGGTAGCCCAGTTCTTCCTCAGTCAGGAGATCTCGGGCAAGGACACGGCCCTTAACAAGCTCAACAGCCAGATTGCCGAGCTGACCGAACTGCTGGCGCTTGAACGCGCCAAGGGGCAGGACATGGAAAGCTCGCTGGTGACCCTGCAGGCGAGCCTGTCGACTGCTGAAGCCGCACGCGACCGCTTTGCGCTGCAGATCGAAAGCCAGAAAGGCGATCAGGACACCCAGGGCGGCCAGATCGCCAGCCTCACCAGCAAACTGGAGAGCGAAAAGGCCATTTCCCAGCGCGCCCTTGCGCAAGTGGAATTGCTCAACCAGCAGATCTCGGCCCTGCGCCGCCAGATCGCCGCGCTGGAGGATGCCCTTGAGGCCTCCGAAAGCCGCGACAAGGAAAGCCAGACCAAGATTGCCAGCCTCGGCAAGCGCCTCAACATCGCCCTTGCCCAGCGCGTACAGGAACTGTCGCGCTATCGCTCGGACTTCTTCGGCCGCCTGAGGGAAATCCTCTCTCAGCGCTCCGATATCCGCGTGGTTGGCGACCGCTTCGTGTTCCAGTCCGAAGTGCTGTTCTCATCGGGTGAAGACCGCATGAAAGCGGAAGGCGAGCAGGAACTCGACCATGTGGCAGACGCCATCATGGAGCTTATTCAGGACATTCCCGAGGAAATCGACTGGGTGCTGCGCGTCGACGGCCATACGGACAACCGGCCGATCAACAGCGCCCGCTTCCCTTCCAACTGGGAGCTGTCATCGGCCCGCGCCATTTCGGTGGTCAAATATCTGATCTCCAAGGGCGTGCCCCCCAAACGTCTGGTTGCCGCCGGGTTCGGCGAATTCCAGCCGCTGGAAGAAGGCGACAGCGAAGAGGCCCTGCGCAAGAACCGCCGCATCGAGTTCAAGCTCACCCAGCGCTAG
- a CDS encoding DUF6691 family protein, whose protein sequence is MRYIVVGLIGAIFGLGIITSGMGNPAKVLNFFDLAGSFDPSLAFVMAGALTVAVPGYAFIFRKVRKPVFTSDFNVPTNRKIDRKLVIGSAIFGIGWGIGGFCPGASLPALGLGHLSSYVFVLALITGIILAQLLQKAKLFDASSRSVRRIALNGSAGKLQDRA, encoded by the coding sequence ATGCGCTATATCGTCGTTGGACTGATCGGGGCGATTTTCGGCCTCGGCATCATTACATCAGGCATGGGCAATCCGGCCAAGGTGCTGAATTTCTTCGATCTGGCAGGCAGCTTTGACCCCAGCCTCGCCTTTGTCATGGCCGGAGCCCTGACAGTTGCCGTGCCCGGTTACGCTTTCATTTTCCGCAAAGTGCGCAAACCCGTCTTCACGTCCGACTTCAACGTGCCGACCAACCGCAAAATCGACCGCAAGCTCGTCATCGGCTCTGCCATCTTCGGCATCGGCTGGGGCATCGGCGGCTTCTGCCCCGGCGCCTCCCTGCCCGCGCTCGGGCTGGGACACCTGTCCAGCTATGTTTTCGTGCTGGCACTCATCACCGGAATCATTCTTGCGCAGCTGCTTCAAAAAGCGAAACTCTTTGACGCCTCCTCCCGTAGCGTGCGCAGAATCGCGCTCAATGGCAGCGCTGGAAAATTACAGGACAGGGCATAA
- a CDS encoding inositol monophosphatase family protein, with protein MARSALLNVMVQAALKAGRKLARDFGELENLQVSRKGPGDFVTNADLQAEKTLTDELRRARPNFGFLREEAGAEEGLDKSHRWIIDPLDGTTNFLHGIPIFSISIALEHEGRIIAGVIYNPATDDLYTAERGRGAFHNDRRMRVAARDDIHDCVIGTGIPHLGRGKHKPYLAHLENVMADVSGIRRLGSAALDMAYVASGRFDGFWEESINAWDIAAGVLMVREAGGFVTDMEGGDKMLEIGSVIAGNELIRMRLEKILKK; from the coding sequence ATGGCACGCTCAGCACTCCTCAACGTCATGGTACAGGCCGCACTCAAGGCAGGCCGCAAGCTTGCTCGCGATTTCGGTGAATTGGAAAACCTTCAGGTCTCGCGCAAGGGACCGGGCGATTTTGTCACCAACGCCGATCTGCAGGCAGAAAAGACCCTGACCGACGAGCTGCGCAGGGCACGTCCGAACTTCGGCTTCCTGCGGGAAGAAGCCGGCGCCGAGGAAGGTCTCGACAAGAGCCACCGCTGGATCATCGACCCGCTGGATGGCACCACCAACTTCCTGCACGGCATCCCCATTTTCTCCATTTCCATCGCACTGGAACATGAAGGCCGGATCATCGCCGGGGTAATCTACAACCCGGCCACCGACGACCTCTACACCGCCGAGCGTGGCCGCGGCGCGTTCCACAACGACCGCCGCATGCGCGTTGCCGCTCGCGATGATATCCATGATTGCGTCATCGGCACCGGCATCCCCCATCTGGGTCGTGGCAAGCACAAGCCCTATCTGGCCCATCTGGAAAATGTCATGGCCGACGTATCGGGCATCCGTCGCCTCGGCTCGGCCGCCCTCGACATGGCCTACGTGGCATCGGGCCGCTTTGACGGATTCTGGGAAGAATCCATCAACGCCTGGGACATTGCGGCAGGCGTCCTGATGGTGCGCGAAGCCGGTGGCTTCGTGACTGACATGGAAGGTGGCGACAAGATGCTGGAAATCGGCTCAGTCATCGCAGGCAACGAGCTGATTCGCATGCGTCTGGAAAAGATCCTGAAGAAATAG